One window from the genome of Helicobacter pylori encodes:
- a CDS encoding formamidase: MGSIGSMGKPIEGFLVAAIQFPVPIVNSRKDIDHNIESIIRTLHATKAGYPGVELIIFPEYSTQGLNTAKWLSEEFLLDVPGKETEAYAQACKEAKVYGVFSIMERNPDSNKNPYNTAIIIDPQGKIILKYRKLFPWNPIEPWYPGDLGMPVCEGPGGSKLAVCICHDGMIPELAREAAYKGCNVYIRISGYSTQVNDQWILTNRSNAWHNLMYTVSVNLAGYDNVFYYFGEGQICNFDGTTLVQGHRNPWEIVTGEIYPKMADNARLSWGLENNIYNLGHRGYVAKPGGEHDAGLTYIKDLAAGKYKLPWEDHMKIKDGSIYGYPTTGGRFGK, encoded by the coding sequence ATGGGAAGTATCGGTAGTATGGGCAAACCTATTGAAGGGTTTTTAGTGGCAGCCATTCAGTTTCCTGTGCCAATTGTCAATAGCCGTAAGGACATTGATCACAACATTGAAAGCATTATCAGAACCTTGCATGCGACTAAAGCGGGGTATCCGGGAGTGGAGCTTATCATTTTCCCCGAATACAGCACGCAAGGCTTGAATACCGCTAAGTGGCTTAGCGAAGAGTTTTTATTAGACGTCCCGGGTAAAGAGACGGAAGCTTACGCTCAAGCGTGTAAAGAGGCGAAAGTTTATGGTGTTTTTTCAATCATGGAACGCAATCCTGATTCTAACAAAAACCCCTACAACACCGCCATTATCATTGATCCGCAAGGTAAAATCATTTTAAAATACCGCAAGCTATTCCCATGGAATCCCATTGAGCCATGGTATCCTGGGGATTTAGGAATGCCTGTGTGCGAGGGTCCGGGCGGATCAAAATTAGCCGTGTGCATTTGCCATGACGGCATGATTCCAGAACTCGCTAGAGAAGCAGCCTATAAAGGGTGCAATGTGTATATCCGCATTTCAGGCTATAGCACTCAAGTCAATGATCAATGGATTTTGACCAACCGCTCCAACGCATGGCACAATTTGATGTATACCGTGAGCGTGAATTTAGCCGGCTATGACAATGTCTTTTACTATTTTGGCGAGGGGCAAATCTGTAACTTTGACGGCACGACTCTTGTTCAAGGGCACCGCAACCCTTGGGAGATTGTAACCGGGGAAATCTATCCTAAAATGGCAGACAACGCCCGCTTAAGCTGGGGCTTAGAAAACAACATTTACAACCTAGGCCATAGAGGGTATGTGGCTAAACCGGGCGGAGAACATGACGCAGGCTTAACCTACATCAAAGACTTAGCGGCCGGTAAATACAAATTGCCTTGGGAAGATCACATGAAAATCAAAGATGGCTCTATTTATGGCTACCCTACCACCGGTGGGCGTTTTGGGAAATAA
- the maf gene encoding septum formation inhibitor Maf — protein sequence MELILGSQSSARANLLKEHGIKFEQKALYFDEESLKTTDPKEFVYLACKGKLEKAKELLANNCVIVVADSVVSVGNRMQRKAQNKQEALEFLKLQNGNEIEVLTCSALISPVLEWLDLSVFRARLKAFDPSEIEKYLESGLWQESAGCVRLENFHKPYIKNSSKNLSVGLGLNVEGLLGVLKLGAKLSSL from the coding sequence ATGGAGCTTATTTTAGGCTCTCAATCCAGCGCTAGGGCGAATCTTTTAAAAGAGCATGGGATTAAGTTTGAACAAAAAGCGCTCTATTTTGATGAAGAAAGCCTAAAAACCACAGACCCTAAGGAGTTTGTCTATCTGGCGTGCAAGGGGAAATTAGAAAAAGCTAAAGAGTTACTTGCGAATAATTGCGTTATCGTGGTGGCTGATAGCGTGGTGAGCGTGGGTAATCGCATGCAACGAAAAGCCCAAAACAAGCAAGAAGCTCTTGAATTTTTAAAACTCCAAAATGGCAATGAAATAGAGGTTTTAACTTGCTCTGCATTGATTTCTCCTGTGTTAGAATGGCTGGATCTGTCGGTTTTTAGAGCGCGTTTAAAGGCGTTTGATCCTAGCGAGATAGAAAAATATTTAGAGAGCGGTTTGTGGCAAGAAAGCGCGGGCTGTGTGCGTTTAGAGAATTTTCATAAGCCCTATATTAAAAACTCAAGCAAGAATTTGAGTGTGGGGTTGGGGCTGAATGTGGAAGGCTTGTTAGGGGTGCTAAAATTAGGGGCTAAACTTTCATCATTATAA